GGGGACATCCAAGGTCGGGCAGAGTCGCAACGACGCGCCACCACTGCCCGACCGAATGTCGTGCTGGCACATCGTTGGTCTCGCCAACCAGAACTGGCTGCCGGCGCCACGAGCCCGGAGAGGGTTCGAGTGTGTTGACGCAGGCGCTTCCATGCAACGGAAGCAGGCTACTCCCCAAAGAGAGGCCGCGATCCTATCAGGTCGTCGCGCCCAAGGCGATTCCCCGTCGTGGCAGCGGTCCCGCGGCCCGGCGTCGGAGATACTGCGGCGCCCCTGCCGGCTGTGGCGCTTGCCCACCGGCTTTTGCCCACCGGCGGTCGCCGACGCGCCAGCGGCATCCTTTGCCATTCACCGCTTCAGTTGTCCCACCCTACATCGAGGATCCGATCCCGTGACGCCTGTGTTGCCCGTGATGTCCGTCATGCCGCTCAGCCATCTGTTGCTGTGTCTGGCGATCCTGCTGACGCTGCTCCCTGTGACCGCTCCCTGGCCTTGGATGACGGTGCTGATCATGGCGGTCACCGCCGGCTTGATCCAGGGCCAACTGAGCATCGCCGCGCTGGTGCCGGTGCTGGCGATGCTGGCCTTGGCCTGGCTGGCGATGTCGGCGCATCGACAGCCCCGCCGCGAAGCCACCTTGATGGTCCTGATGCTGGTGCTGGGCCTGGCGCTCTCCCTGCACAAGCTGCCGGGGTTTGCCAATCCGAGCTACCTGGTGGCCAGCGCCGATGCGCTGCCGCCCACAGTGAAGTACCTGAATTTCGACAAGGGCGTCGCCGGACTGCTGATGCTGGCGGTGCTGATCACCCAGCAGCGCCAACGCCGCAACGGGGGCGTGACTCGGTGGGCTGACCAGCCGGGCCGACCGGTCAGCGGGCACAGCGCCTTCGGCGGATGGGCATTGCCGATCACGGTGGTCGCCACGCTGGCCGTGCCCTGGTGGCTGGCGGTGGGCAGCGGCCTGGGCGAGCCCACGCTGCGCTGGCCACCCAACGCCGCCCTCTTCCTGCTGTCCAACCTCTTCCTGACCTGCGTGGCCGAGGAAGTCGCCTTCCGCGGCGTGATCCAGCAACTGCTGGCGCGCTGGGTGAGCGACGACCTGCGCCACTGGCGCGGTTGGATCCCGGTGCTGCTGACCGCCCTGCTCTTCGGACTGGCCCATCTGGCCGGCGGCCCCGTCTATGTCGCGCTCGCCGCATTGGCCGGGCTGGGCTATGGCCTGAGCTACGCGCTCAGCGGCCGGATCGAGGTGGCCATCCTGCTGCATTTCGGGCTCAATGCGCTGGTGTTCTGCACCTTGAATGTGAAGCTGGGCTGACGCGCAGACGCCGACGGGCCGATCAGCCCTTCCTCGCCAGCCCCATCCGCTCGATGGTCAGGCGCTCGGCCTCGAAGGTGCGCTGCGCATAGCGGCCATAGTCCTCGGTGCTCATATAGAGCACGGGCTGGTAGTAGCGATCCAGCGTCTCCAGCAGATGCGGATCCTCCAGCGTGCGCTTGAAGGCGTCATGCAGCGTGCGGACGACCGCCGGATCGGTGCCGCGAGGCGCGCCGATGCCGAACGGCGAATCGCTGACCGTATCCCAGCCGGACTCCTTCACCGTGGGAACGTCCGGGAAGGCGCGATTGCGCTCCCGTCCCAGCGTCGCCAGAAAGCGCAGTTTGCCGGCCTTCACATGCGGCACGAACTCCGGCGTGCCGCTCATCACCGGCACGTGACCGCCCAGGATCGCCTGCATGATCTCGGCCGTGCCCTTGTACGGCACATCCTGCGTGGTGAACCCCGCCTTGTGCGCAAATTCCTCGAAGGCCAGATGCGGCGTGGTCCCGGTGCCGGTGTGACCGTAGATCAACTGTCCCGGCCGGGCACGGGCCCAGGTCACCATCTCCTTGAGGTTGCGGAACGGCGCATCCATCGTGCAGACGATGCCGAAGGTGTAGCCCGTCAGCCCGATCACATGCTGCAGGTCACGCACCGGGTCGAACGGCATTTTCTGCATGTGCGGCAGTCGATAGACCCCCAGCGGCAGTTGCGTGAGGGTGTAGCCGTCCGGCTTGGCCGTCAGCATCAGACTCGCCCCCAGCGTGCCGCCGGCGCCGGGCCGGTTCTCCACCACCACCGGCACGCCGAGCTGCCGGGCCAGGCTGTCGCCGAAGGCGCGCATCACCGCGTCGCTGGAGCCGCCTGCCGGCCACGGGCAGATCAGCGTGATCGGCCGGCTGGGAAAGCGGTCCTGGGCCCAGGACGGCAGGGTCACGCCGGCGGTCAGCGCCGCGGTCAGCAGGTTACGGCGCTGCATGGCGGGGGTCCTTTTGCAGGGAGGGGATGGCTCCGCACGTGGCGCGCTGCACGGGCGGGGTGGACATCGCGAGGCGACCGGACGGCTGCCTGCGGCCGGAGCGGCTGGTGCGCCTGCCCGGGGAAATGGCTGCCAACGCGTGACGAGGGAACTGCATTTGTATGGGATTTGTATGGGGTGTGTCGCTGCGGCGTTGTCTGACGAGACGGCGCGCGGGGGATGAGGATAATCGCCCGACCTTTACTCGTGCGAACCCATGGCGCTGCTTGCTCAAATCGTCCGCCCGCTGACCGCGTTCTGCCGCTCCTTGTGGGCACGCACCGCCGGATTTCGGGCGAGACTGGCCCAATGGCCCACCTGGAAGCGGGTCGCCTTGTGGTCCGGTGCCGGCCTGCTGGCGGTGGTGTTGATCCTGGGGGGCGCGGCTGCCGTGGTCTGGCCCGGCCTGCCCGACCTGGACCGCGTGACCGATTACCAGCCCAAGCAGCCGCTGCGTGTCTATGCCGCCGATGGCGAGTTGCTGGCGGAGTTCGGCGCCGAACGCCGCAGTTACCTTCCGATCGACAAGATTCCCCGTCAGATGCAGCAGGCACTGCTGGCGGTTGAGGATGCCAATTTCTATGAGCATCAGGGCATCTCGGTGCCCGGCATGTTCCGCGCGGCACTGGCCAACCTCACCTCGGGCCGCAAGCAAGGCGCCTCCACCATCACCCAGCAGCTGGCGCGGGACCTCTACCTCACCAAGAAAAAGCTCTACACCCGCAAGTTCGTCGAGGTGCTGCTGGCTCTGAAGATCGAGAGCCAGCTCTCCAAGGACAAGATCCTGGAGATCTACATGAACCAGATCTACCTGGGTCAGCGTGCTTACGGCTTCGAGGCGGCGGCGCAAACCTACTTCGGCAAGTCGCTGAAGGATCTGTCGATTGCGGAAACGGCCATGATCGCCGGCCTGCCGCAGAACCCGTACCGTGCCAATCCGATCAGCAACCTGAAGGCCGCCAAGAAGCGCCAGGCGGTGGTGCTGTCGCGGATGCAGGACGTCGGCATGATCACCGCCGACCAGGCCAAGCTGGCCTATGACGAACCGCTGAAGCTGCGCGGCATCCAGGACCAGCGGCTGCCCTATGGCCAGTATGCGGCCGAGATGGTGCGTCAGGTGGTCCATGCGCAGTACGGCGAGGACGCCTACAACCGCGGCATTCGGGTCTACACCACCATTCGCATGGACAACCAGGTCGCCGCCTACAAGGCGCTGCGCCGCACCTTGATGGATTACGAGCGCCGCAAGCCCTGGCGCGGCCCGGAAGGCACGGTGGACCTGCCCGCCGACATGGACGACACCGACATCGACAACGCCATCACCCAGGCGCTGCAGGAGCATCCGGACAACGACGATCTGCGCGCCGCCGTGGTGACCGAGGTCACCGGCAACCGCATCAAGGCCACGCTGTCCGACGGCGAGGACATCGACCTGCGCGGCGAAGGTGTGCGCAGCGTGCTGGCGGCACTGTCGGAGAAAGCCAAACCGCAGTTGCGCATCCAGCGCGGCAGCATCCTGCGGGTGCTGCAAGGCGCATCGACCAAGGAATTCCCCAAGGGCGCCTGGGCGGTGACCCAGTCGCCGGAGGCCGAAGGCGCGCTGGTGTCAGTCGAACCGGAAAGCGGCAAGGTGCTGGCGCTGGTCGGCGGTTTCGACTTCGCCCGCAACCAGTTCAACCATGCGACCCAGGCCTGGCGTCAGCCGGGCTCCAGCTTCAAGCCCTTCCTGTACTCCGGCGCCCTGGAGATCGGCGCCAGCCCGGCCACCCTGGTGGACGATGCGCCCTTCTTCGCCGGCGACTGGGCCCCGCGCAACTCGGACGGCCAGTTCGACGGCCCGATGACCCTGCGCCAGGCGCTGGCCAAGTCCAAGAACATGGTGACCATCCGCTTGCTGGAGCAGCTGACGCCGGAACGCGGACGCACCTGGGCCGGTCGATTCGGCCTGGATGTGGACAAGCAGCCGTCCAACCTGACGCTGGCGCTGGGTTCGGGCGCGGTCACGCCGATGCAGATGGCCAGCGCCTATTCGGTGTTCGCCAACGGCGGTTATCTGCTCAAGCCGCTGTTGATCACCAAGATCGTCGATGCCCAGGGCCAGGAGCTGTTCCGCGCGGAACCCGAATCCACCACCATCGATCGCCGGGTGATCAGCGAGCGCAATGCCTTCATCACCAGCTCGCTGCTGCGCGAAGTGGCCACCCGAGGCACCGCCTACCGCGCCAGCCAGGCGCTCAAGCGTTACGACCTCTATGGCAAGACCGGCACCACCAATGATGCGGTGGATGCCTGGTTCGCCGGCTTCCAGCGCCATGTGGCGACGGTGGTGTGGATCGGCTATGACCAGCCGCGCAGCCTGGGCGACCGCGAAACCGGTGGCGGCATCGCGCTGCCGGCGTGGATCGACTACATGCAGGTGGCGCTGAAAGGCTTCTCGCCGTCGGAGATCGGTCCGCCGTCCGAAGGCGTGACCCAGGCCGAGGGCCCGAACGGCCCGGACTGGGTGTTCACCGAATTCGCCGGTGATGCCGGCCTGAAGACCATCGGCCCGGTGCCGCCACCGGGCGGCGCCTCCGACGCGGCGTCTGCGGCAGTCCCTGGCATCGTGCCGACCCTGCCGCAGGGCGCGGCGCCCGCCACCGCCCCCGGCCCCGCCACGGCGGTGCCGGCAACGAATTCAGGGGCGAGCCCGTCGTGGTTTGCGGGCGAGAAAGGCGGCTGAACGGCGCGAGCTCAGAAGGTCAGCGTCTTCACGCCCTGCGCCGTGCCCAGCAGGCACACCGACGCCTTGTTGCGGGCGAACACGCCCACCGTGACCACGCCGGGCCATTGATTCACATCGGCCTCGAAGGCGGCGGGATCGGTGATGCGCAGACCCGTCACATCCAGGATCTGGCAGCTGTTGTCGGTCACGCAGCCCTCGCGCAGGCGCGCAGTACCGCCCATCGCCGCGAACCGGCGCGTGATCTGCGCGGCGGCCATCGGGATCACTTCCACCGGCAGCGGGAAGCGGCCCAGCGCGTCGACCAGCTTGCTCTCATCGGCGATGCAGACAAAGGTCTTGGCAAGGTCCGCCACGATCTTCTCGCGCGTCAATGCGGCACCGCCGCCCTTGACCATGTGGCCGTGATGATCGATTTCATCGGCGCCGTCGATGTAGACCTGCAGCGCCTCGACTTCGGAAGCCTCCAGCACCGCAATGCCCAGGGCCTTCATCCGCTCGGTGCTGCGGACCGAGCTGGACACCGCGCCGGCGATGCGGATGCCGCTGGCGGCCAGCGCGTCGATGAACTTGTCCACCGTCGAGCCCGTGCCCACGCCCACCACCGTGTCCGGCGTGACGTACTTCAAGGCGGCTTGGCCGACCAGGGTCTTCAATTCGTCTTGGGTCATCGGAGCGGGTTGGGAAGCGGTCATGGGATCGAACTCGGAGCTGGAAGCTGGAAGCTGGGGGAAAGGAAGGCCGGATTATCTCCGCCCTCACACCCCCAACAGGCCACCATCAAGCCGCATAGAAGCGCCCATGAAAACCCAGCGGCACCCAGTACGGCAGCCACGCGCGGGCCAGCGGGCCATCGCCCAGGCGCTCGGCATCGAACACCGTGGCGAAGCTGCGCTGGCGACGCACGTCGTAGCCCAGTCCCAGCAGCCAGCCCTGCCCTTCGCGGCTGCTGCCCGGACGAGGCACCAGCAGTTGCTCCTCCAGCAGCACCTCCTCATCGAACTGGAAGCGCTGCCGGGCGCCGGTCTCGAGGTCGAGCCGCATCACCCCATCGAAGCCCCACCGGTGGGGCTGCGCGAAACGGGTCGGGTAGTAGACGAAGCGATGGCGTTGGCCGACCACCCGAGGATCGACCACCGGGAACTCCACCGCTTCATCGCGGCGCTCCAATCGCGGTGCCCCGCCGCTCAGCGACAGCCGCAGCACCCGCGGCTGGGACGGCGCCGAGTCCATCTGCCGCCCCGCCATCAAGGCGGCGATGCGTTGGTTGAATTCCGGCAGCGGCGGTGCCTCGACATAGTCCAGCACGAGGTCATCGCCCTCATCCCAGGCATTGCCGAAGTGAAAGACCATGCTCGCTGGCAATTCCGCCCAGCGCGGCGTCAAGGTCGCCTTGTCCAGGATCAGCACCCGAGTGCCTTGCTCCGGCTGCCAACGCATCGCCGCCGTCATGCTGGCGCCGGCGCGCAACTGCGCCAGGTCCATCGTCAGCGGCGCCAGCAGGAACACCAGAAAGCGCTGCGAGACCGCGAAGTCATGCACCATCGCCGACATCGGCAAGGCCAGCGTCTGATGGGCCGCGAGGACGCCATCCGGATGGAATCGATAGACGGTCAGATGCCGCGCGGTGCTGCCGAAGTTCCAGACAGTGCCGTCGGCTTCCACCTTGGGGTGGGCCGAGAACGGCATGCCGCGCAAGGCCGGGTCCCAGGCGCGCGGACCGACGGTGTCCAGGGTGTCGGCGTCCAGCTCATAGGCGCTGCCGCCTTCCCACAGCGCATGCAGACGTCCACCCAGGCGCAGCACGCTGGTGTTGGCCACATTGAGGCTGTCCGCGCCCACGACCGGGCGCTGCGGCGGAATCGCGGTACCCAGCGTCGGCAGCAGGAAGCGTCCCGCCTCCTGCTCGGCCCGGAACTTGGCGGTGCGCACGAAACGCGCCTGATGGCTCGCCCGCCCCGCCTCAAAGCGCCAGGCATGCACCAGGCCGTCGCCATCGAACCAATGCCGGTAGCGCTCGCCGCTGCGGCTCATCAGGCCCGGGCCATTGCGGTAGAGCGTGCCCTGCAACTCGCGCGGCCAGCGACCCTCGATGCGCAGCTCGGCGGTGGCGCGATCCTGGCCGTCCCAGCCGCGCAGCGGCAGCAACTCCGGCGCTGCGGCCAGTGCGCGTTCAAAGTCCGCCGCCGACAGCGCCGCCGCGCCGTTCACGAGATGGGCCGTGTCGGCCAGCGCCTGCTGCGCCAGTGACCAGCCGCTGAGTGCCAACGTCGAGTGCGTCGCTCTGCGCAGCAGCGCCCGCCGCTGCGGACTGGCAGGCGACGCGGCCTGGTCGGCGGGCCGTCCGGCAGGATTCATCGTGGCGTTCAATGGGGCGTTCAATAGGTCGTTCAATGGGTCGTTCATTTCGACAATCGTCTCGGGCTTCATGACTGCGCTCCTGTGGAGGTGCAACGCAACTGGCGGCGATATCGGGCCGATATTGGGGCGATATCGGGCCGACATCCAGCCGACCTCCGTGCCTGGTCCATCGGGATGGCGCAGGCACGGCGAACCGGGGCCTTTCAGGGCATCGCCGGCAGTTGAATGGCGTGACGGGTGGTGCCCGCCTCCAGCGCGGCCTGCTCGAAGCGAGGCGGTCCGAAGTTGCCTTGGGCCTGACGAGAGAAGGCGAACGGTTCCAGCGGCATGCCCACCGGGTTGGTGTCCAACTTGCCGTTCCCATTGAGGTCCTGGAACACGCTGATCGCGACCGGACCGGCCGGCAGATCGCCGAATCGCAACACCAGGCGGCCGTCCACGGCTTCGGCCACGGCGACGCGACGCACCGCGACCGGCTTCTTCAGCCAATCACTGCTGTCGGCGAAGACCGCCACCATCAGCTGACCACGCTGCTCCTCGGCGCCGGCAAAGCCGCTCACCGCCAGTTCCAGGTCGGCTGCGTGAGCCTGGCTGGCCCATGCAGCGCCCAGCACGGCCAGCGCGCAGAGGGACTTCAGCGCTCGCCGAAGGGAGCGGGCAATTTCCGGCTTGGCGGAATGTGCGGCGGACGAGGCGGTCCGACGGTCGTCGGCCGGCGTGACAGAGGTGGCATCGAGGCGACGGTTCATGGCGGGCTCCAGTGGGTGGTCGATGTCGCCACTCTAGGAACCGGCCCCTGCCTCGACGAGCGACCTGAGACGAACCGAGCGCCCGCGGCGCGAGTGGTCGCCTGCACGGCGCCAACGGCACCCGGGTGTTCGCGCCGCCTGACCGCTCAGACCGGGGAAGACCGCAAACCGTAGACCTTGTCGCCGATGAACAGATATTCCGCCCGCAGGACGGCCTCGCCCTGCTCGGCCGGCGCGGTGAACCCGATCACCGCGACCTCGGTGCCGGGCTTGATCTCGTCCACGGCCCAGGCCTGCATGCGCGTCAGCGGCGCCAGCTCGACCTCCCAACGCCGGTCCCGGCGCGTGGGCACTTGCACCTTCGCGAGCAAGGCGGCGGAGTCGACGGCGGCGCTTTGGCGCGGCAGCGTGCGCTGCTTCAGGTCGGCGGGCAGGCTGAGCCGCTCCGGCAGATCCAGCATCAGCTCGACATGCGGATTGCGCCAGGCCACCTGGGTGGCGCGCCCGGCGAGGTAGAGCGGTCGGTCCTGATCGAACCCGCTCCAGCCGTGGTGGGCCCGCACGGGCAGGCTCCACAGCGGGGCCGATGAGAGGACGGTCAACAGCGAACGACGTTGCATCAGAGTCTCCCAGAGTGATGGACCGGACCGGATCGCCAGCCCGCGCCGTGCCGTGCCGGCAAATCCGCATCCCGCTGCGGAGCCGCAGGCACTGGCGGCGGGACTGGCTTCGCGCAGCCGCCTTCAAACATAGGCGATCCAGCGCCCGCAGATGATGACGGCGATCCAAAGCACCAGCGACAGCAGGCATTGCGCGCGTCCCAGCCGATCCTGCGCCCGGACGCCGCCCCGCCGGTGAAACCAGGCGGCATTGAGGCCCGCCAGGAGGATCAGTGCCATCTTCACCCGCAGCGCGCCGTTGATCCAGAGCTCCTGCGGCTGGGTCGCGAACATCGCGGCCCCGGAGATCAGGCACAGCGCGAATCCGGCCAGTGCGGTGGGAATGGCGAGCCGGGCCAGCGCGCCAGGATCCACCTCGGGGCGCACGCCCAGGGTGCGCAGCTCAAACACCAGCAAGCCGCCGAACAGCGCGCCCAGGCCGATCAGGTGAACGACTTCGTAGGCGGGATAGGCCCAGGGGTGCGAGACGAGTTGGGCAAGCATCGTGCAGGAAGTAGATCACGCGGCGTGAACCGAACGGAAGCTAATCCGCACTTGAGAGCCAACCAGAATCGACTTTCAACGGATTTTTGTTTAATGTTCTCTTTATCCAGAAATTTTTCCGCCATCACGGATCGCGTCCCGATGCTTCGCCATTACGCTTTTTCCAATTTTCAGAGCTTCAGAGACCAGACCGTGGTCTCCTTCGAACTGAGTCAGAAAGCGGCCTCGCATGGATGGCAGGTGACCTCACGGGGCAACGCGCGCTTGACCACCGTCCTGGCGGTGATGGGGGCCAACGGCGCGGGAAAGACGGGCGCGCTGAAGCCCCTGGCCTTTGTGGCCTGGTTCGTGGCGCACTCTTTCCATCTCCCGGCCGATCAGCCCATCCCCATGAGCACGCATGCCCTGGCGACGGCAGAGCCCGCCCGGATAGCGTTGGAGGTCGAGGACACCGATGGCTGCCTGTGGCGCTATGAACTGGAGATCCGCGCCCAACGCGTCTTCCGGGAGGCGTTGTTCCGCAAGCGTGAGCGATTCAACTATGTCTTCGTCCGCACCCTCAATGCGGACGAATCAGGCTACGACATCAAGCAACAGGGCTTTGATTTCAGCCCGGCGGAAGCCCGCAAAGTCCGATTCAACGCCTCGTTGATCTCGACAGCCGCCCAATACGGCGTCCCTTTGGCACAGTGGCTGCGCTCCTTCGGGGTGGTCACCAACATCAATCTGGACGGTCGCAGCCACTTCGGCGCTCAGCACCTGGCGCAATCCGCCGAATTCTTCGCGCAGGATGATGGCGCCCGGCAACGCATGGTGGGGTTTCTGGCCTCCTGGGATCTGGGGGTCTCGGAAGTGGACATCGAGCGGCTGGACGCGCAGCGAGCAGACGGCTCTGTGGATCGATCGTGGCATGCGAAGGTGAAACACCACAGTGCCCTTGGCGAATTCGCCTTGCGCATGGAGCAGGAGTCCAGCGGCACGCAAAGCGCGTTCGTCCTGCTGTCTCGCTTGCTGCCAGTGCTTCGCGATGGCGGCTTGGCGGTGTTGGACGAGCTCGACAGCGATCTCCATCCGCTGATGATCGAGCCCATCCTCGACCTGTTCGCCAATCCGGCCACCAATCCGCATCAGGCCCAACTGATCTTCACCTGCCATACCTCGGAGATCCTGGATCTGCTGCACAAGAGTCAGGTCTTGCTCGTCGAGAAGACCGACGGTCACAGCCAGGGCTACCGCGCTGACGAAATCAAGGGCTTGCGCAGTGACGACAACCTGCGGGCGAAGTACATGGCCGGTGCGCTCGGCGGCATTCCGAGATTCTGATGATGCGACGCAACCCGACGCGCCATTCACGCCGCACCGCGCTGCTGGTTGGCGAAGGCCAAGCGGAGGTGGAGCTTCTGTCGCACCTGCGCTCGATCTACACCTCGGACAGGCAAGGCTGCCAACTCACCATCCGCAATGCGCGGGGGCATGGTGCTGGCCATGTGGTCAAACATGCCATCGCCCTCAAACGCCAGGCCGCCTTCGACCGTACCGCTGTCCTGCTGGACACCGATACGGACTGGACCCCTGCGACCCGCGTGCTGGCCCGCCGCCATGCGATTCGCATCTTCTCGTGCACGCCATGCCTGGAAGCCTGGGTGCTGGGCCTGATCGACGAACCCATTCGCCATGGCTGGACCACGGCGCAATACAAAGAGCGATTTGCCCGTCGCTTCGATGGCCCGGCTCATGCACCCGGTCTGATGGGCGCCCAGTTGCCACGCGCCGCGCTCGACCATGCGGCCACTCGCGACGCAATGCTTCCACAGTTGATTGAATGGCTCACCGCGAGCGAGCCGACGGGCGCCGCTTCATAGGCCGCCTTGCGCCGCCTTGGCTCAGGACGATCAACCCGCCGCCCGCTCCCGCCGCTGACGCACCGCCGCCGCAAGTTCGCGCAGCAGCGGCTCGGTCTGGCTCCAGCCCAGGCAGGCGTCGGTGATGGACACACCGGGCAGCAGGTCGGCCTTGGTCTGGCCGGTCAGCAGGTCCTGTCGGCCCGGCTGCAGGTGGGACTCGATCATCACGCCGGTGATGCGGGCGTCGCCGCCGGCGATCTGGGCGCCGACGTCATGGCCCACATCGATCTGGCGCTCGAACTTCTTGGAGGAGTTCGCATGCGAGAAGTCGATCATCAGCTGCTGGCGCAGGCCCGCCGACTTCAGCGCCTCGGCCGCCGCCTGCACCGAGGCCGCGTCATAGTTCGGTGCCTTGCCGCCGCGCAGGATCAGGTGGCAGTCGTCATTGCCGCGGGTTTCGAAGATGGCCGCCATGCCCATCTTGGTCATGCCCATGAAGGCATGGCTGGCGCGTGCCGCCAGCACCGCATCCGCCGCAATCTTGACCGAACCGTCGGTGCCGTTCTTGAAGCCCACCGGGCAGGACAGCCCCGAGGCCAGCTGCCGATGGCTCTGGCTTTCGGTGGTGCGCGCACCGATCGCGCCCCAGGCGATGAGGTCGGAGATGTATTGCGGCGACAGCAGGTCCAGGAACTCGGTCCCGGCTGGCAACCCCAGCGCGGTGACGTCCAGCAGCAGCTGACGCGCCAGACGCAGACCTTCGTTCATGTGGAAGCTGCCGTCCAGATGCGGATCGTTGATGTAGCCCTTCCAGCCCACCGTGGTGCGCGGCTTCTCGAAATACACCCGCATCACGATCAGCAGATCCTGCTTGAGCTCGTCCCGCAGGTCCTTGAGCAAGCGCGCATAGTCCATCGCCTGGCCGTGGTCATGGATGGAGCACGGACCGACCACGCACAGCAGCCGGTCATCCTGACCGTGCAGCACCGCACTGATCTGCTGGCGGGCGGCTTCCACCACGCGCAGCGAGGACTCGGGCAGCGGGAGCTGGTCCAGCAGCAGGGCCGGCGAGATCAGCGGCCGGACCGCGTCGATCCGGGTGTCGTCGGTGCGGGTGTCATCGCGGGTGCTGTCGGCAGAGCCGACTTCGCGGTCCTGCTGCGGGTGGTCAAGTGTCTTCATGGCGGCGGCGGGCTCTGGCAGGAGCCGGAAATGAGCCGTCGATTATCGACCCGCACCGAACCCTTCGCACGGGATGACCACGCGCACAACCCAGCGCCCCCCTCTTCCGGGGACCTGTCTTCACCGGGCTGTCGTCTGTCGATCCCGCATCGCCACCAGCGCCACCGCACCGGCCGAGACCGCAAAGCCCAGCAGCGCCTGGCCCGACAGCCGCTCCCCCAGCACCGCATAACCCATCAGCGCCGAGACGCCGGGGATCAGATAGAACAGGCGCGCCACCGCCCCCGCCTGCCCGCGCCGGATCATCACGAACATCAGGCTGAAGGCGCCGATCGAGTTCACCAAGGCCAGCCACAAGGTGGCGCCGACCAGCTCCAGGCTCCAGTCCGGCAGTGCGGGCTCGCGCCACAAGGCCAACCCCAGCACCGCCAGCGCCGACACCGCCATCTGGATGCCGCTGCCGCTGCGCAGGTCCATCCCGGCGCAGAACCGCTTTTGATAGAGCGTACCGGTCACCAGCCCGGCCAGGCCGATCAAGCCAGCGCCATAGGCCTGCCAGTCCGCGCCGCCCATCGGGCGCCCGGCGATCACCAGGGCCACCCCGGCCGCCCCGCCCAGCAACCCCCACCCCTGCAGCGGCGTCAATCGCTCCGCCAGCCACAGATGGGCCCCGAGCGCCGTGGCCAGCGGCATCATGCCGATCAGCAGGGCCGCGATGCCGGTGGGCAGGCCCCACTGGATCGCGCTGTAGACGCCGCTGAAATGCAGCACCTGCATCAGCAACCCCACCACCGCCAGATGTACCCAAGCCCGGGCAGTGCGCGGCCAGGGCGCGCGGGTCAGCACCGCGACCGCCAGCAGCACCAGCGCCGCCACGCCGAAACGCAGCGCCAGCAGGCTGAACGGGCCGGCATGCGGCAGCGCCAGCTTGCCGGCCACGTAGCCGCTGCTCCACAGCAGGATGAACAACATCGGCAGGCTCAGCGAGACCAGCGTCGCCAGGCCGGAAGGGGCACCTGGGACGGATCCCGATCCGGAGGGCTCGCCGACGACTGCGGCGAAGTCCGATCCCGACCCCGGTCGCGACTCGGATGCAGTTGTAGTTGCGGATGCGGTTGCGGGCGAGCCGCCACGTGGCATCGACCTCACAGGGCTAGGCGCCTGGGTCCGGGACGACGAGGGGGCGGATGGGAGCACGGTGGACGCCATGGCGTTCTCCTGCAGAAGGGTCGTAGGGCTGAGCGTGATGGCGGAGATT
The Roseateles amylovorans genome window above contains:
- a CDS encoding CPBP family intramembrane glutamic endopeptidase; the encoded protein is MSVMPLSHLLLCLAILLTLLPVTAPWPWMTVLIMAVTAGLIQGQLSIAALVPVLAMLALAWLAMSAHRQPRREATLMVLMLVLGLALSLHKLPGFANPSYLVASADALPPTVKYLNFDKGVAGLLMLAVLITQQRQRRNGGVTRWADQPGRPVSGHSAFGGWALPITVVATLAVPWWLAVGSGLGEPTLRWPPNAALFLLSNLFLTCVAEEVAFRGVIQQLLARWVSDDLRHWRGWIPVLLTALLFGLAHLAGGPVYVALAALAGLGYGLSYALSGRIEVAILLHFGLNALVFCTLNVKLG
- a CDS encoding tripartite tricarboxylate transporter substrate binding protein, which translates into the protein MQRRNLLTAALTAGVTLPSWAQDRFPSRPITLICPWPAGGSSDAVMRAFGDSLARQLGVPVVVENRPGAGGTLGASLMLTAKPDGYTLTQLPLGVYRLPHMQKMPFDPVRDLQHVIGLTGYTFGIVCTMDAPFRNLKEMVTWARARPGQLIYGHTGTGTTPHLAFEEFAHKAGFTTQDVPYKGTAEIMQAILGGHVPVMSGTPEFVPHVKAGKLRFLATLGRERNRAFPDVPTVKESGWDTVSDSPFGIGAPRGTDPAVVRTLHDAFKRTLEDPHLLETLDRYYQPVLYMSTEDYGRYAQRTFEAERLTIERMGLARKG
- a CDS encoding penicillin-binding protein 1A — encoded protein: MALLAQIVRPLTAFCRSLWARTAGFRARLAQWPTWKRVALWSGAGLLAVVLILGGAAAVVWPGLPDLDRVTDYQPKQPLRVYAADGELLAEFGAERRSYLPIDKIPRQMQQALLAVEDANFYEHQGISVPGMFRAALANLTSGRKQGASTITQQLARDLYLTKKKLYTRKFVEVLLALKIESQLSKDKILEIYMNQIYLGQRAYGFEAAAQTYFGKSLKDLSIAETAMIAGLPQNPYRANPISNLKAAKKRQAVVLSRMQDVGMITADQAKLAYDEPLKLRGIQDQRLPYGQYAAEMVRQVVHAQYGEDAYNRGIRVYTTIRMDNQVAAYKALRRTLMDYERRKPWRGPEGTVDLPADMDDTDIDNAITQALQEHPDNDDLRAAVVTEVTGNRIKATLSDGEDIDLRGEGVRSVLAALSEKAKPQLRIQRGSILRVLQGASTKEFPKGAWAVTQSPEAEGALVSVEPESGKVLALVGGFDFARNQFNHATQAWRQPGSSFKPFLYSGALEIGASPATLVDDAPFFAGDWAPRNSDGQFDGPMTLRQALAKSKNMVTIRLLEQLTPERGRTWAGRFGLDVDKQPSNLTLALGSGAVTPMQMASAYSVFANGGYLLKPLLITKIVDAQGQELFRAEPESTTIDRRVISERNAFITSSLLREVATRGTAYRASQALKRYDLYGKTGTTNDAVDAWFAGFQRHVATVVWIGYDQPRSLGDRETGGGIALPAWIDYMQVALKGFSPSEIGPPSEGVTQAEGPNGPDWVFTEFAGDAGLKTIGPVPPPGGASDAASAAVPGIVPTLPQGAAPATAPGPATAVPATNSGASPSWFAGEKGG
- the rpiA gene encoding ribose-5-phosphate isomerase RpiA, producing MTQDELKTLVGQAALKYVTPDTVVGVGTGSTVDKFIDALAASGIRIAGAVSSSVRSTERMKALGIAVLEASEVEALQVYIDGADEIDHHGHMVKGGGAALTREKIVADLAKTFVCIADESKLVDALGRFPLPVEVIPMAAAQITRRFAAMGGTARLREGCVTDNSCQILDVTGLRITDPAAFEADVNQWPGVVTVGVFARNKASVCLLGTAQGVKTLTF
- a CDS encoding carotenoid oxygenase family protein → MKPETIVEMNDPLNDLLNAPLNATMNPAGRPADQAASPASPQRRALLRRATHSTLALSGWSLAQQALADTAHLVNGAAALSAADFERALAAAPELLPLRGWDGQDRATAELRIEGRWPRELQGTLYRNGPGLMSRSGERYRHWFDGDGLVHAWRFEAGRASHQARFVRTAKFRAEQEAGRFLLPTLGTAIPPQRPVVGADSLNVANTSVLRLGGRLHALWEGGSAYELDADTLDTVGPRAWDPALRGMPFSAHPKVEADGTVWNFGSTARHLTVYRFHPDGVLAAHQTLALPMSAMVHDFAVSQRFLVFLLAPLTMDLAQLRAGASMTAAMRWQPEQGTRVLILDKATLTPRWAELPASMVFHFGNAWDEGDDLVLDYVEAPPLPEFNQRIAALMAGRQMDSAPSQPRVLRLSLSGGAPRLERRDEAVEFPVVDPRVVGQRHRFVYYPTRFAQPHRWGFDGVMRLDLETGARQRFQFDEEVLLEEQLLVPRPGSSREGQGWLLGLGYDVRRQRSFATVFDAERLGDGPLARAWLPYWVPLGFHGRFYAA